In the Nicotiana tabacum cultivar K326 chromosome 16, ASM71507v2, whole genome shotgun sequence genome, one interval contains:
- the LOC107768237 gene encoding putative late blight resistance protein homolog R1B-17, with protein MSSVPTDIRDSVLALQGIENEHDLIASQKDRIKAIKTELWFLKTFLDWKGKQNRKKLMALQKHVKPLMKSVGDDLRDLFKSIWCRKDEPDQLDTITTDVLKKIRLSKPDIRVYYSYPEIPGASSLTHELVVEFINNVVWNLRDLLIARLGELLAMPDDSDNIYFQVKDQMKVLVKELTVLKKFVCFLGTIYSPELESCWKAFLSHAEVVATNAATVCFFYLPDSDEDKSVALRIANSLIDCCRKGLSLLSHRFATSTLMSRLSGSPPMSSTTLLTLDKDQTETLPDQLKSSRIILNELSLINSIQDEMRNRFFTRLENVAVDAGLVIYSLYDSSKDKEHQKQELIVLADTVQLVKTQVNRDIREWVQSHLPKNDSLGSINFLMESLKGLICCPADSLTSVKNQLELVHEELEFLQPLLKGAAEPSNNKYDEIQDIAARVIDNAHELEDTIDSLKVRDIPLSYFKIWLSVMTEEIKIVKTELPKSEKKEITIVSPATNDEEPVGFLDVKETIRGQLVGGPHQLEVISIVGMPELGKTTLARSFMNDQSIVSHFNFQGECRVSQVYTRKDLLLSILSDATHEPIDLSKEGESELAARLKQTLMRRRYLLIIDNVWEKDAWDDLRLCFPDDDNGSRIILTTRLWEVALYAKRSTDPHDLRLFNNDESWSLLQRKVFGEEKCPEELKQVGQEIAKKCKGLPLSVVLVAGLLSRMDKEEKCWKQLEVSLGAQIQGGTKDLVQLSYYNLPYKLKSCLLYFRVFLEDSEILVSKLTRLWIAEDFIEDDDDKDLEDIAEDYFEDLIRRNLVIVTKKRSIGKIKACRVHDLVLDFCKEKAVEENFLLWLKRDYDDDPPRFYSKKAKQQGLSSNSDRDRIARWSASCSYARSILFREVGENRFSVMKNASDVFGSFKFLRVLDLEFVIVHSFPTELRNLRYFAVRTAKNSIPSSINNLRNLETFQVKGMKEAGVTARNFLEVGSVETCTH; from the exons ATGTCATCTGTTCCTACTGATATTCGTGATTCTGTACTTGCTCTCCAAGGGATTGAAAATGAGCATGACTTGATAGCTTCCCAAAAGGATCGGATAAAGGCCATTAAAACAGAACTATGGTTTCTGAAAACATTTCTTGACTGGAAGGGAAAGCAGAATCGGAAGAAGCTTATGGCCCTGCAAAAACATGTCAAACCATTGATGAAAAGTGTTGGAGATGATCTGCGTGACCTCTTTAAGAGCATATGGTGTAGAAAAGACGAGCCTGATCAACTTGACACCATCACCACTGATGTGCTAAAAAAGATTCGGCTTTCCAAGCCAGATATTAGAGTTTATTATTCTTATCCAGAAATTCCAGGTGCTAGTTCTCTGACCCACGAACTTGTAGTGGAATTCATAAACAATGTTGTATGGAATCTTAGGGATCTGCTGATTGCTCGACTTGGGGAGCTGCTTGCTATGCCTGATGATTCAGATAACATATATTTTCAAGTCAAGGATCAAATGAAAGTGTTAGTAAAGGAGTTGACAGTACTCAAGAAGTTTGTTTGTTTTCTGGGAACAATATATAGCCCAGAACTCGAAAGCTGCTGGAAAGCTTTCCTCTCTCATGCTGAAGTTGTGGCAACCAATGCTGCAACTGTTTGCTTCTTCTATTTGCCTGATTCCGACGAGGACAAATCTGTGGCTCTTAGAATTGCTAATTCGCTTATTGATTGCTGCAGAAAAGGATTGAGCCTATTGAGCCACAGATTCGCAACATCTACGCTGATGTCAAGATTATCAGGCAGTCCTCCCATGTCCTCTACAACACTTTTAACTTTGGATAAGGACCAAACTGAAACCCTTCCGGATCAGCTTAAGTCATCGAGAATTATTCTCAATGAGTTGTCATTGATTAACAGCATTCAGGATGAGATGAGGAACCGTTTCTTCACACGGCTTGAGAATGTGGCTGTTGATGCTGGACTTGTCATTTATTCATTGTATGACAGCAGCAAAGACAAGGAACATCAGAAGCAAGAACTGATTGTTTTAGCTGATACAGTTCAGCTTGTCAAGACACAAGTTAACCGTGATATCCGGGAGTGGGTACAATCCCATTTGCCTAAAAATGATTCATTAGGCTCTATCAATTTCCTTATGGAGAGCTTAAAGGGACTCATTTGTTGCCCTGCTGATTCACTTACTTCGGTGAAGAACCAACTCGAACTGGTCCATGAGGAGCTTGAATTTCTCCAACCTTTACTCAAGGGTGCAGCAGAACCAAGCAATAATAAGTATGATGAAATTCAAGATATAGCTGCAAGAGTCATTGATAATGCACATGAGTTAGAGGATACAATAGATTCTTTGAAAGTTAGAGATATTCCTCTTTCGTATTTTAAAATATGGCTCTCGGTGATGACAGAAGAGATTAAGATTGTTAAGACAGAGTTGCCTAAGTCCGAGAAGAAGGAAATAACAATTGTTTCCCCTGCTACCAATGACGAAGAACCTGTGGGCTTCTTGGATGTGAAGGAAACCATAAGAGGCCAACTAGTTGGAGGACCACACCAGCTAGAAGTTATCTCCATAGTTGGTATGCCTGAATTAGGAAAAACGACCTTGGCCAGAAGTTTTATGAATGATCAGTCAATTGTCTCCCATTTCAATTTCCAAGGTGAGTGTCGTGTTTCTCAGGTATACACGCGTAAAGACTTGCTACTTTCCATCTTGAGTGATGCTACTCATGAGCCTATTGATCTAAGTAAAGAAGGTGAAAGTGAATTAGCTGCTAGACTAAAACAAACATTAATGAGAAGAAGATATCTTCTTATTATTGACAATGTGTGGGAGAAAGATGCATGGGATGATCTAAGATTATGCTTTCCTGATGATGATAACGGCAGTAGAATCATTCTGACCACCAGACTGTGGGAAGTTGCTCTTTACGCCAAACGTTCCACTGATCCCCATGATCTACGTTTGTTTAATAATGACGAAAGTTGGTCCTTATTACAAAGAAAGGTGTTTGGGGAAGAAAAGTGCCCTGAAGAGCTAAAGCAAGTTGGGCAAGAAATAGCAAAAAAGTGTAAAGGGCTACCTCTTTCGGTTGTTTTAGTGGCTGGTCTCCTCTCAAGGATGGATAAGGAAGAAAAATGTTGGAAGCAATTGGAAGTAAGTTTAGGTGCACAAATCCAGGGTGGCACAAAGGATTTAGTACAACTAAGTTACTACAATTTACCTTATAAACTGAAATCATGCCTTTTATATTTCAGAGTATTTTTAGAGGATAGCGAAATTTtagtctcaaaactaacaaggttatGGATTGCCGAGGATTTCATTGAAGATGATGACGACAAGGATTTGGAGGACATTGCAGAAGATTACTTCGAGGATCTTATCAGAAGAAACTTGGTCATTGTTACTAAGAAGAGATCCATTGGAAAGATCAAGGCATGTCGTGTACATGACCTAGTGCTCGACTTCTGTAAGGAGAAGGCTGTGGAAGAAAACTTCCTTTTGTGGCTAAAAAG agattatgatgatgatcctcCACGCTTTTACTCTAAAAAGGCTAAGCAACAAGGCTTATCATCTAACTCTGATCGGGATAGGATAGCTAGGTGGAGCGCATCATGCTCTTATGCTCGGTCGATTTTATTCAGGGAGGTCGGTGAGAATAGATTTTCTGTCATGAAAAATGCATCAGACGTATTTGGTAGCTTCAAGTTTCTTAGGGTATTGGATTTGGAGTTTGTTATTGTGCATTCTTTCCCTACAGAACTTAGAAATCTAAGGTACTTTGCTGTTCGAACTGCTAAGAATTCTATCCCATCATCTATAAACAATCTTCGGAATCTAGAAACATTTCAAGTCAAAGGAATGAAGGAAGCAGGTGTCACTGCCAGAAACTTTCTGGAAGTTGGATCAGTTGAGACATGTACACATTga
- the LOC142170413 gene encoding uncharacterized protein LOC142170413 gives MQGLSGKKSVSYTDLCMFPHVHLPSGFKTPKFEKYDGLGDPIAHLKKYCNQLRGVGGKKELLMAYFGESLIGIASEWYTDQDISSWHIWDALAQDFVRQFQYNINIAPDSNSLTNLKKKPSENFREYAIKWREQASRVKPPMDEIEMVTVFLQAQEPDYFQNMMSAMGKTFAEAIKIGDMVEHGFKTGRILSQAAIRATSQAIQGGSGGMANNRTREETTMAASGGRRYRAPRPVFSEITPQHYYPHSDMVYAPPLYAVMNAQPFSRPQPQANRNQPPFQRNQPPHQNHYNPRPSQNNFRPREPPRRPTYTPIGEPYSTLFLKFVQMNLLQPIPPNGQNPESPSYQWGVRYAYHSWVEGHDTNNCWTLKQAVENLLEQGKIVLKDEDVPNVTNNLLPAHNNGLIIGMICEDKEFDPALKAIIAIANA, from the coding sequence atgcaaggtttgagcgggaAAAAGAGTGTATCCTATACAGATCTGTGTATGTTCCCACATGTACACTTGCCGTCAGGGTTCAAAACACcaaagtttgaaaagtatgacgggctcggagaccccattgctcatctgaAGAAGTATTGCAATCAGTTGCGGGGGGTCGGTGGCAaaaaagaattgttgatggcatattttggggagaGCCTAATCGGCATCGCCTCAGAGTGGTATACGGATCAAGACATCTCAAGTTGGCATATCTGGGATGCTCTTGCCCAAGACTTTGTTCGACAGTTTCAATATAACATAAACATTGCGCCGGATAGTAACTCTCtgacaaatctaaagaagaaaccctcagaAAATTTCAGAGAATATGCAATTAAGTGGCGCGAACAAGCTTCAAGAGTGAAACCTCCAATGGatgagatagaaatggtcactgtCTTCCTACAAGCCCAAGAGCCCGATTACTTTCAGAatatgatgtcggccatgggaaaaACTTTTGCAGAGGCCATCAAAATTGGTGATATGGTAGAACACGGTTTTAAAACAGGTAGgattttgagtcaggcagccatcagagcaacctcccaagccatccaagGCGGTTCTGGAGGAATGGCAAATAATAGGACAAGAGAAGAAACAACCATGGCAGCATCAGGGGGAAGAAGATACCGGGCCCCTAGACCTGTGTTCTCTGAAATAACCCCTCAACACTACTATCCTCATTCTGATATGGTCTATGCTCCACCACTTTATGCGGTTATGAATGCTCAACCTTTCAGTCGACCGCAACCACAGGCTAACAGAAATCAACCTCCATTCCAAAGAAACCAGCCTCCTCACCAAAACCACTATAATCCTCGACCTTCCCAGAATAACTTCCGTCCTCGagaaccacccaggagacccacttatacaccaatcggtgaaccctacTCCACCCTGTTCCTTAAGTTTGTCCAGATGAATTTGCTGCAGCCCATACCCCCAAACGGGCAAAACCCGGAATCACCATCATATCAGTGGGGTGTCAGGTATGCATACCATTCATGGGtagaagggcacgatacaaacaactgttggacattgaaacaagcgGTAGAGAACTtgttagagcaagggaaaattgtGTTGAAAGATGAGGatgtcccaaatgtgaccaataatctaCTGCCCGCTCACAACAACGGGCTGATAatcgggatgatttgtgaagacaaagaatttgatccGGCGCTTAAggccataattgctattgctaATGCATAA